In Pontimonas salivibrio, the sequence TCGCCTGGGTGATACCGGTTCGCTCACCAACCAGCTTGTGCTCACCAAGAACGCACCCGTTGCGGATGCGTTCTTTGGAATCGACAACACTTTCTTTGGTCGAGCCGAATCCGAAGGGGTCTTTGATTCCACTCCGTCGGCTATTGACTATTCGGATGTGTGCGTTAACTACGACATTGCCTGGTTTGACGAGGCAGGCATGACACCGCCTGCAACCTGGCGGGATCTGGTGAACGAGGACTACCGGGGGCTCACAGTGGTGACCAACCCGAACACTTCCTCACCCGGTTTGGCGTTTCTGGCGACCACACACGCCGCTTTTGACACCTCGGACGAGGTGCTGGGCTTTTGGTCCGCGCTGCGCGATAACGACGTGAAAGTGGCCGGGTCGTGGGAGGACGCCTACTTCTCCGACTTCTCCCGGTACGGCGGTAACTATCCCGTCGTGTTGAGCTACGCCTCATCGCCGTCGGCTGAAGTAAATGAGGATGGCAGTCCCGGTTCGAAGGCCCTATTGGATGAGTGTTTCCGGCAGACCGAGTATGCGGGCGTGATTGCCGACTCGGACAACATTGCGGGGGCGGAAGCTCTCATCGACTTCATGCTCGGGGATGATTTTCAACGCTCGGTCCCAGAAGCCATGTATGTCTATCCGGCAGTAGAGGGGACAGAGGTCCCCGCGGCGTGGGCAGAGTTTGCGACCCCCGCCACATCCACTCTCGGTGAAGACCTCGACATTAACGCCAACCGGGAAGCATGGTTAGACGAATGGTCTGAGGTGTTCGCTGGCTAGCGGAGAACTGTTTGTCACTACCGCGCTGATCGCGACGATGAGCGCGGTAGTGACAATGCTCCTTGGCTACCCGGTGGGCTTATGGCTGGCCTCGCTTCGGCGGGGAAGGAAGCTGGTCACCAGTGTCCTGCTCTTGCCCTTTTTGTTGCCCGCGTTTTTGATCGGGCTGGCCTTTCGCCCACTGTTTGGCGCGTGGTTGGATGACACCCGCGTGGGCATCCTCGCGGTGGTGGCTGCGCATGCGCTGATGAATGCGGGCTTTATCGCCGTGGTGACAGCTGCCTCCCTGGTGCCAAGAGACCAGGTGGAGGCGGCAGCTCTCGATGGTGCTTCGCCCGGTCAGACCAGGCGTTTCATCGAAATACCCCAACAGCTGCCTGCGCTGAGCGCGGCGGCCCTGCTGGTTGCGCTCTATTCGGCAACCAGTTTCGGCTTGGTGGTCTCTTTGGGGCAGGGGTCGATCAACACCCTCGAGACGGGTATCGCCATCGTGGCCCTCCAGCTGCTTGACCTGCCCACTGCCGCATGGCTCGCCGTGTTACAAAGCCTGTTGACGGTTGCTTTCTTCCTCATCTCGAGACGCCTCGGGGCAACACCCACGGTGTTGTTTGGTGACAGCGAGGCGGTGTCCCGCCGTTTTGTGCCTGGAATGCTGATCGGTGGTGTGGTGATTGGCGCGGTGACGTGGTTGGTGTCCGGCGTGGTCTATCGAGCAGTCACCGCGGGGCCTGGGCTGTGGGGAAACATGGTCAACCTCGCCGGGCGTGGATCGAGAGACATTCTCAATCTCAGCGTGATCGACGCGATGGGGAATTCGCTTCGCAACCTCCTTGTGGCGCTCGCCATTTCCCTCCTGGTCGCGTGGTGGTTAAGTGCGAAGCGTGTGGGCTTAGCAGTGTTAGCGCCGATTGGTATT encodes:
- a CDS encoding thiamine ABC transporter substrate-binding protein; this encodes MKKIALLLAGLMVLAGCTAPENTLVRLAAHDSFVISDELVEQFETDTGYDLEIIRLGDTGSLTNQLVLTKNAPVADAFFGIDNTFFGRAESEGVFDSTPSAIDYSDVCVNYDIAWFDEAGMTPPATWRDLVNEDYRGLTVVTNPNTSSPGLAFLATTHAAFDTSDEVLGFWSALRDNDVKVAGSWEDAYFSDFSRYGGNYPVVLSYASSPSAEVNEDGSPGSKALLDECFRQTEYAGVIADSDNIAGAEALIDFMLGDDFQRSVPEAMYVYPAVEGTEVPAAWAEFATPATSTLGEDLDINANREAWLDEWSEVFAG
- a CDS encoding ABC transporter permease; translated protein: MLLGYPVGLWLASLRRGRKLVTSVLLLPFLLPAFLIGLAFRPLFGAWLDDTRVGILAVVAAHALMNAGFIAVVTAASLVPRDQVEAAALDGASPGQTRRFIEIPQQLPALSAAALLVALYSATSFGLVVSLGQGSINTLETGIAIVALQLLDLPTAAWLAVLQSLLTVAFFLISRRLGATPTVLFGDSEAVSRRFVPGMLIGGVVIGAVTWLVSGVVYRAVTAGPGLWGNMVNLAGRGSRDILNLSVIDAMGNSLRNLLVALAISLLVAWWLSAKRVGLAVLAPIGISPVAIGLTALVLSGYLPATISGSWLLLPAVQSIFLTPLAFQIIAPARRSLSRELLEAARLDGANSLQVFSLVELPTLAKPLTAAAALVSLGSLGEFGAASFLAYGSDQTLPLVMFRLMSRPGAENVGMAMVAATVFIALAIAVVWFISSVGSRTGRVDVDR